One genomic region from Spirulina subsalsa PCC 9445 encodes:
- the csx2 gene encoding TIGR02221 family CRISPR-associated protein: protein MKLLTVLGTGKYNKTCYTWQDKEVKTCYVAKAICEFFHPDDVTVLVTTQSKETHWDKFKEELGNTIPVTDALIPLGESEDDIWKIFDVVVNAIEPNSQVIFDITHAFRSIPLFVFLAAAFLQKARNVDIQGVYYGAFEVNREKPPIFDLTPAVKLLDWLTATDKFINTGSSVELGKLLSNIQRDFYRTGQQEKADIKPTRLLSFGDRIQGISRSLELVRPIDLIQETARLQNLPLDQLENQIGAFAKPFELLFSQIQQDYGQFALLELDNSSASEQLQKQFLLLRWYVAKNLGTQAILLGREWLISALCVAEGITDYRNKDEREVISHQLGQMIGSNPNLDQPITRHVSSAQQLSAFWSKLTEYRNDVAHVQMRYTTINADTLQRFIIQELIQNLSSFFPHFVV from the coding sequence ATGAAGCTTTTGACCGTTTTAGGAACAGGCAAATACAATAAAACTTGCTATACTTGGCAAGATAAAGAAGTCAAAACTTGCTACGTTGCTAAAGCAATTTGTGAATTCTTTCACCCAGATGATGTCACCGTCTTAGTAACTACTCAATCCAAAGAAACGCACTGGGATAAGTTTAAAGAAGAATTGGGCAATACAATTCCAGTTACTGATGCACTGATTCCACTGGGAGAATCCGAAGACGATATTTGGAAAATTTTTGATGTAGTTGTTAATGCCATTGAGCCTAACTCACAAGTAATCTTTGATATTACCCATGCCTTTCGTTCAATTCCACTGTTTGTTTTCCTTGCAGCTGCTTTCTTACAAAAAGCCAGAAATGTAGATATTCAAGGAGTTTACTATGGTGCATTCGAGGTCAACCGTGAAAAACCTCCGATTTTTGACTTAACTCCTGCCGTTAAATTGTTAGATTGGTTAACAGCAACTGATAAATTTATCAACACAGGATCATCAGTTGAACTCGGAAAACTTCTATCAAATATTCAACGAGATTTTTATCGTACAGGTCAACAAGAAAAAGCCGACATTAAACCCACTCGTTTGTTAAGTTTTGGTGATCGAATTCAAGGAATTTCACGCTCTTTAGAATTAGTGCGACCCATTGACTTAATTCAAGAAACAGCCAGATTACAAAATTTACCTCTCGACCAACTAGAAAACCAAATTGGTGCATTTGCCAAACCCTTTGAGTTATTATTTAGTCAAATTCAACAAGACTATGGACAATTTGCTCTACTAGAACTTGACAATAGTTCTGCATCAGAGCAACTGCAAAAACAGTTTCTACTCTTACGTTGGTATGTAGCTAAAAATTTAGGAACACAAGCAATATTGTTAGGACGAGAATGGTTAATCTCTGCTCTGTGTGTGGCCGAAGGAATCACAGACTATCGAAACAAAGATGAGCGTGAAGTCATCTCTCATCAATTAGGTCAAATGATTGGCAGTAATCCTAACTTAGATCAACCCATTACTCGTCATGTAAGTTCGGCTCAACAACTGTCAGCTTTTTGGTCAAAATTAACAGAGTATCGTAATGATGTCGCTCATGTTCAGATGCGTTATACTACAATTAATGCAGATACCTTACAGCGTTTTATTATTCAAGAGTTGATTCAAAACCTTTCATCTTTTTTTCCTCACTTTGTTGTATAA
- the crn3 gene encoding CRISPR-associated ring nuclease Crn3/Csx3 has product MTQPLTPQPFPIELQLTTLPGASQQTHQTLLIKIREYPLQYHHLNTLTLPPQLDPKQGLILYGKAPTWLYSYLIEKLLNWPWLACFDIKEGAVIISSRIPSLRPGQILPIVPPHPPSPAILIGGPPNSGKSVLSNTIRSTIEQQHPELEFYLHRANWDGEGNHTYETPDRALAARLKQENKYPIHKQPNAEQELAQYFHYQANATQNIRKFVNLVLVDIGGKPEPVKLPVIEQCTHCLIISRDSEQIQNWLDLCQNLTPIAIIHSVLEDKIEILKTNPHLEIVAGVWDRDKMRNPPDILIKAILNILPNTSG; this is encoded by the coding sequence ATGACCCAACCCCTCACCCCCCAACCCTTCCCAATTGAACTCCAACTCACCACCCTCCCAGGAGCCTCCCAACAAACCCATCAAACCCTACTGATCAAAATTCGAGAATACCCCCTCCAATACCACCACCTAAACACCCTCACCCTCCCCCCCCAACTCGACCCCAAACAAGGCTTAATCCTCTACGGAAAAGCCCCCACTTGGCTCTATAGTTACCTCATTGAAAAACTCCTAAATTGGCCCTGGTTAGCCTGTTTTGACATCAAAGAAGGAGCCGTCATCATCAGTAGTCGAATCCCCTCCCTGCGACCCGGCCAAATCTTACCCATTGTCCCCCCTCATCCCCCCAGTCCAGCCATCCTCATTGGCGGCCCCCCCAACAGTGGAAAAAGCGTCCTATCCAACACCATTCGCAGCACAATAGAACAGCAACATCCAGAGCTTGAATTCTACTTACATCGCGCCAATTGGGATGGAGAAGGCAACCATACCTATGAAACCCCAGACCGAGCCTTAGCCGCCCGTTTAAAACAAGAAAATAAATATCCCATCCACAAACAACCCAACGCAGAACAAGAATTAGCCCAATACTTTCACTATCAAGCCAATGCCACCCAAAACATTCGCAAATTCGTTAACTTAGTCCTAGTAGACATAGGCGGAAAACCCGAACCCGTCAAATTACCCGTCATCGAACAATGCACCCATTGCCTCATCATCAGTCGTGACTCAGAGCAGATTCAAAACTGGCTAGATTTATGTCAAAACTTAACCCCTATTGCCATCATTCACAGTGTCCTAGAAGACAAAATAGAAATATTAAAAACCAACCCCCATTTAGAAATAGTAGCAGGTGTTTGGGATCGGGATAAAATGAGAAATCCACCCGATATATTAATCAAAGCTATTCTGAATATATTGCCAAACACTTCAGGCTAA
- the crn3 gene encoding CRISPR-associated ring nuclease Crn3/Csx3 encodes MSAIQLQLIPHKTQCGHPYQHLHIHITNPNGIIIPSDIQGLELPRKIDYSQGIVIEGKGPIWLYGYLVHECHPAAWVGCYDTRLGAIVVATHTPDINISQIFKIDLPDATFQK; translated from the coding sequence ATGAGCGCCATTCAACTCCAACTCATCCCCCATAAAACCCAATGTGGGCACCCCTACCAACACCTCCATATTCACATCACCAACCCCAACGGAATCATCATCCCCAGCGACATCCAAGGCCTAGAACTCCCCCGTAAAATCGACTACTCCCAAGGCATAGTCATCGAAGGAAAAGGCCCCATTTGGCTCTATGGCTACCTCGTCCATGAATGCCATCCCGCCGCTTGGGTCGGTTGTTACGACACCCGTCTAGGCGCCATCGTCGTCGCCACCCACACCCCAGACATCAACATCAGCCAAATCTTCAAAATCGACCTACCCGACGCAACCTTCCAAAAATAA
- a CDS encoding RAMP superfamily CRISPR-associated protein: MSIKVPEQFIITIEMTSDWHVGDGSGRGEIDSVVQRDQDNLPYIPGKTLIGILRDSCEQVALALDNNSGKKWQNWINFLLGDQPALADGTIEAEPRPSLVFIGSAYLDKTLRDALNSKPKLKSAIAFIKPGVAIDPITGSVIPKCLRFEEVVRRGATLTSEHCTLNFSGYPNLTEDEKKTAFAILIAGAELVERLGGKRRRGYGNCKITIDEHSDYYLKWLQENYLAIGEPPQWENPVIPNNSNQSISGHSTWYSVPLTITPEAPIIIPKRTVGNVIECLDYIPGRYFLGYLHQKFGQYLNVTQAIAMNHLIVTNGTIAINHAPSRPTPFCLFTEKLNGDIKTGKGVYNRLEEPETEKVQLKGERGGYIGMLQPGDTQFPEYKTVKLQLNTHNTIRDEVQRPTSDVGGVYSYQAISPGTTFKAELRLPQTIKKHLDEKLPNWWKELEGHLRIGQSKKDQYGLIKIKTEEPKKKTYPFKSDLEKLYIWFLSDVLLRDEKLNSTTDPDIFRQELAKELGVTLEEREDDDLLSLMMRSRRTAAWQVRWGLPRPTLVGWQAGSCVVYQVTLGTIKPEKLAELEAKGIGARRAKGYGQICFNDPLLTQNLCKYRQSNSQSDNAPKSENSATSTNSQSFIRANDLSFEYARTIEIAAWREAIENKAVEIAANEENRERILGLRILGDESHPSMSQLGNLRSNLARLQQVGDRENITRWITALQNVPNRREKWDKTANGLKKIGELLTDVHKIWQVLDLPYLDLNMTQEGWNTLQKILWAEAVRTLISFIIRAHKRDLEKRQKETA, from the coding sequence ATGAGCATAAAAGTTCCTGAACAGTTCATAATTACTATTGAAATGACCAGCGATTGGCACGTTGGTGATGGTTCTGGTCGTGGTGAAATTGATAGCGTTGTCCAGCGAGATCAGGACAATTTACCCTATATTCCGGGTAAAACTTTAATAGGTATTTTGCGAGATAGCTGTGAACAAGTTGCCTTAGCCTTAGATAATAACTCAGGCAAAAAGTGGCAAAATTGGATTAATTTTTTACTAGGTGATCAGCCTGCTCTAGCTGATGGTACTATTGAGGCAGAACCCCGTCCATCCCTAGTTTTTATTGGCTCTGCTTATTTAGACAAAACCTTACGAGATGCACTGAACAGTAAGCCTAAGTTAAAATCGGCGATCGCCTTTATTAAACCAGGTGTTGCAATTGACCCAATAACAGGTTCAGTAATACCAAAGTGTCTGCGGTTTGAAGAAGTCGTTAGGAGGGGTGCAACCCTCACCTCTGAACACTGCACTCTAAACTTTTCAGGTTATCCAAATCTTACAGAGGATGAGAAAAAAACTGCTTTTGCTATCCTGATTGCTGGAGCAGAACTCGTTGAGCGTTTGGGAGGAAAACGTCGCCGAGGTTACGGCAATTGTAAAATTACAATTGACGAACATTCAGATTATTATCTCAAATGGTTACAAGAAAACTACTTAGCTATTGGAGAACCACCCCAATGGGAAAATCCTGTTATACCCAATAATTCAAACCAGTCAATTTCTGGACATTCAACATGGTACAGTGTTCCTCTCACCATTACTCCTGAAGCACCTATCATTATTCCAAAACGAACTGTAGGGAATGTTATTGAATGTCTAGACTATATTCCGGGTCGTTATTTCTTGGGTTATTTGCATCAAAAGTTTGGGCAGTACCTCAATGTGACTCAAGCGATCGCCATGAATCATTTAATTGTCACTAATGGTACAATTGCTATTAATCATGCCCCCAGTCGTCCCACTCCATTCTGTTTATTTACGGAAAAGCTCAACGGGGATATCAAGACAGGTAAAGGGGTTTATAATCGCCTTGAAGAACCAGAAACCGAAAAAGTGCAACTGAAAGGCGAACGGGGCGGATATATTGGGATGCTACAACCCGGTGATACTCAGTTTCCTGAGTATAAAACCGTCAAGTTACAATTGAACACCCATAATACAATTCGGGACGAAGTTCAACGTCCAACCAGTGATGTTGGGGGGGTTTATAGTTATCAAGCTATTTCACCTGGAACAACATTTAAAGCTGAGTTACGTTTACCTCAGACGATTAAAAAACATCTGGATGAAAAGTTACCAAATTGGTGGAAAGAACTTGAGGGTCATCTTCGGATTGGTCAATCCAAGAAAGATCAGTATGGCTTGATTAAAATTAAGACAGAAGAACCTAAAAAGAAGACTTACCCATTTAAGAGTGACTTAGAAAAGCTGTATATTTGGTTTTTGTCTGATGTTTTATTAAGGGATGAGAAACTTAACTCTACAACTGACCCAGATATTTTTCGACAAGAATTAGCCAAGGAATTAGGTGTTACTTTAGAAGAACGAGAAGATGATGATTTGCTGTCCTTGATGATGCGATCGCGCCGGACAGCAGCTTGGCAAGTCCGTTGGGGTCTGCCACGTCCTACCCTAGTGGGATGGCAAGCTGGAAGTTGTGTAGTTTATCAGGTAACACTAGGAACAATTAAACCGGAAAAACTGGCAGAACTGGAAGCCAAAGGTATTGGCGCTCGCCGTGCGAAAGGGTACGGACAAATTTGTTTTAATGATCCCCTATTGACCCAAAACTTATGTAAGTATCGACAATCTAATTCCCAATCAGATAATGCACCTAAATCTGAAAATTCCGCTACTTCAACTAATTCTCAATCCTTCATTAGAGCCAATGATCTATCCTTTGAATATGCTCGCACCATTGAGATAGCTGCATGGCGAGAGGCGATTGAGAACAAAGCAGTTGAAATTGCCGCTAATGAGGAAAATCGAGAACGGATTTTAGGTCTTAGAATCTTAGGTGATGAAAGTCATCCTTCCATGAGTCAATTGGGCAACTTACGCTCAAATTTAGCTCGCTTACAACAGGTTGGAGATCGAGAAAACATAACCCGTTGGATTACCGCGTTACAGAATGTTCCTAATCGTCGAGAAAAATGGGATAAAACCGCTAATGGATTAAAAAAAATTGGTGAGTTACTGACTGACGTTCACAAAATATGGCAGGTGTTAGATTTACCTTACTTAGACCTTAATATGACCCAAGAAGGATGGAATACACTGCAAAAAATTCTCTGGGCGGAAGCAGTACGAACCTTAATCAGTTTTATCATTCGCGCTCATAAACGGGACTTGGAAAAAAGACAAAAGGAAACAGCATAA
- a CDS encoding Cas10/Cmr2 second palm domain-containing protein, with the protein MTATKKSFYLVLIETSGNQQFIFSTNRLRENIGASELTYQAGTKWVLEAVAEANDQTSLQVWTDSKRLRKLLRDSEINPPIEDEKKPVEILTAASGKALLLVKDKETAKKIISEVTRKALFEAPGLDVAGVYEKIEDWTEKNSLAQAIKKVHKTFEKLRSRRPSPENRFLALPIIAKCSYSDFPAFDLEDLSQKQRKDGQKPKAISLASHVKRDKANEAKNRLTNLDSRLQPQIDKLLNSDEEHQGENRAWLAIIHADGNGLGQVFLNFEDYIGEDKSNPNYIKKYREFSLSLDECTEEAFKKALDVFTQKENQKKQNVAPIVPLIIGGDDLTVVCDGHYALEFTRTFLKEFEQQTQDSLGIKEVAEEAFGVGRLSACAGVAIVKPHFPFSVAYHLAEQLLKSAKIVKKNVTIKQNKNAPFPCSAIDFHILYNTTGIELNDIREKLKPEQNIQLYNRPYIVSENLDEADGQEWIQRHQWELLSERIKAFKSDILPRNQSHALRNALFIGKKVADSEVKLIEQRYNLTPFIEDKDSKSLFHYSEGIYSTSFLDALEAQNFLELDQSKNNQHKMEEIQ; encoded by the coding sequence ATGACAGCTACAAAAAAATCTTTTTACTTGGTTTTAATTGAAACTTCTGGGAATCAGCAGTTTATATTTTCGACGAACCGCCTCCGGGAAAATATCGGCGCGTCTGAGTTGACGTATCAGGCAGGAACAAAGTGGGTCTTAGAAGCAGTTGCAGAAGCCAATGATCAAACTTCCTTACAAGTTTGGACGGATTCTAAACGACTGCGGAAGTTATTGCGTGATTCTGAAATAAATCCACCGATTGAGGATGAGAAAAAGCCAGTTGAAATTTTAACAGCAGCTTCCGGTAAAGCATTGCTCTTAGTTAAAGATAAAGAAACAGCAAAAAAGATTATTTCTGAAGTAACACGAAAAGCATTATTTGAAGCACCGGGACTTGATGTTGCTGGTGTTTATGAAAAAATCGAAGACTGGACGGAAAAGAATTCTTTAGCACAGGCAATTAAGAAAGTCCATAAAACCTTTGAAAAATTGCGATCGCGCCGTCCCTCCCCAGAAAACCGCTTTCTAGCTCTTCCCATCATCGCTAAGTGTTCTTATAGTGATTTCCCCGCCTTTGACCTAGAAGACCTGAGTCAAAAGCAACGTAAAGATGGACAAAAACCTAAAGCTATTTCTCTTGCTAGTCATGTTAAGCGAGACAAAGCGAATGAGGCTAAAAATCGCTTAACTAACTTGGACTCAAGGTTACAACCCCAAATTGATAAACTATTGAATTCAGACGAAGAACACCAGGGGGAAAACCGTGCTTGGTTAGCAATTATTCATGCTGACGGCAATGGTTTAGGGCAAGTTTTTCTTAACTTTGAAGATTATATTGGTGAAGATAAAAGCAACCCTAATTATATCAAAAAGTATCGAGAGTTTTCATTATCTCTTGATGAATGTACAGAAGAAGCATTTAAAAAAGCCCTTGATGTGTTTACTCAAAAAGAAAACCAAAAAAAACAAAATGTCGCCCCTATTGTTCCGCTTATCATTGGTGGAGATGATCTAACTGTTGTTTGTGATGGTCATTATGCTCTTGAGTTTACTCGGACATTCTTGAAAGAATTTGAACAACAAACTCAGGATAGTTTAGGGATTAAAGAAGTAGCAGAAGAGGCTTTTGGTGTGGGTCGTCTTTCAGCTTGTGCGGGTGTTGCCATTGTCAAACCTCATTTTCCCTTTTCAGTTGCTTATCATCTAGCAGAACAACTCCTTAAATCAGCCAAAATAGTTAAGAAAAACGTAACGATAAAGCAAAATAAAAATGCACCATTCCCCTGTTCTGCTATTGATTTTCATATTCTTTATAATACCACTGGCATAGAGTTAAATGATATTCGAGAAAAACTGAAGCCAGAACAAAATATTCAACTCTATAACCGTCCCTACATTGTTAGCGAAAATCTCGACGAAGCCGACGGTCAAGAATGGATACAACGACACCAGTGGGAATTATTGAGTGAGCGAATCAAAGCTTTCAAGAGTGATATTCTCCCCAGGAATCAAAGTCATGCTTTGCGCAATGCCTTATTCATCGGTAAAAAAGTGGCAGATTCTGAAGTTAAGCTGATTGAACAACGCTATAACTTGACCCCCTTTATTGAAGACAAAGACAGTAAATCTCTTTTTCATTACAGTGAAGGTATTTATAGTACATCATTCCTTGATGCACTAGAAGCACAAAACTTTTTGGAACTTGATCAATCTAAAAATAATCAACATAAAATGGAGGAAATACAATGA